The Glycine soja cultivar W05 chromosome 8, ASM419377v2, whole genome shotgun sequence genome has a window encoding:
- the LOC114423857 gene encoding uncharacterized protein LOC114423857: MVATLDFGKFNSCTIEKRRKLFICQVISSCYVYLLYLSEVCPCYVCLLYYQLDHANELSNSLKESANINTVWASLIVEECTRLGLMYLCIAPGSRPSPVAVAVASHKLITCISCFDERSLAYHAVGYGRGSHIPAVAITSSGTAVSNLLPASPKKVNLVAALVRGMLVKDASMQLESTIKRAAKTVYQVKEFHRRDGFEVASADKMAKSCMVYFEMHLSLRKKIITKAFNGSYSIYKETFCNQVYCLFV, encoded by the exons ATGGTTGCCACCTTAGATTTTGGGAAATTTAATTCATGTACcatagaaaaaagaagaaaattattcatttgcCAGGTTATTTCTAGTTGTTATGTTTATCTGTTGTATTTGTCTGAAGTTTGTCCTTGTTATGTTTGTCTCTTGTATTATCAGTTGGATCATGCCAATGAATTATCAAACTCCCTGAAAGAAAGTGCCAATATTAACACTGTTTGGGCATCGCTTATTGTTGAAGAATGCACAAGACTTGGTTTGATG tATTTGTGTATTGCTCCTGGATCTAGACCTTCCCCTGTTGCTGTTGCTGTTGCAAGTCACAAATTAATCACATGTATTTCATGCTTCGATGAGCGTTCACTTGCATATCATGCTGTTGGATATGGAAGAGGATCTCACATTCCAGCAGTAGCCATTACATCATCAGGCACTGCAGTTTCCAACCTTCTTCCTGCT AGTCCAAAGAAGGTCAACTTGGTTGCTGCTCTGGTTCGTGGTATGCTTGTTAAAGATGCATCGATGCAGTTGGAATCGACAATAAAACGAGCAGCAAAAACTGTATATCAG GTTAAAGAGTTCCATAGAAGAGATGGTTTTGAGGTAGCAAGTGCTGACAAGATGGCTAAGTCATGCATGGTTTATTTTGAAATGCATCTATccctaaggaaaaaaataattacaaaagcttttaatggtAGTTAT